One window from the genome of Balearica regulorum gibbericeps isolate bBalReg1 chromosome 18, bBalReg1.pri, whole genome shotgun sequence encodes:
- the SPATA20 gene encoding spermatogenesis-associated protein 20, giving the protein MLAAPLRRARRCLFLSGSVTMATGGTTAPPSVPRHTNRLINEKSPYLLQHAHNPVDWYPWGQEAFDKAKRENKLIFLSVGYSTCHWCHVMEEESFKNKEIGEIMNKNFVCIKVDREERPDVDKVYMTFVQATSGGGGWPMSVWLTPDLKPFVGGTYFPPEDGVHRVGFRTVLLRIAEQWKENKDALLESSQKILETLQHMSEICVRGQESPPPSKEVMATCFQQLSNSYDEDYGGFSKSPKFPTPVNLNFLFTYWALHRTTPEGARALQMALHTLKMMAHGGIHDHIGQGFHRYSTDQHWHVPHFEKMLYDQGQLAATYSRAFQISGDEFFSDVTQDILLYVLRDLSDQAGGFYSAEDADSYPTAASREKREGAFRVWAAEEIRALLPDPVEGATEGTTLGDIFMHHYGVKEAGNVSPMKDPHQELKGKNVLIVQCSPELTAARFGLEPGRLGALLREGRRRLSAARAQRPRPHLDTKMLAAWNGLMISGFAQAGAALAQHEYVSRAAQAAAFLRRHLFDPASGRLLRSCYRGKDSTVEQSAVPIQGFLEDYVFVIQALFDLYEASLEQGWLEWALQLQHMQDKLFWDPKGFAYFSSEAGDPSLLLRLKADQDGAEPTANSVTVTNLLRAASYSGHMEWVEKAGQILAAFSERLQKIPITLPEMARATAVFHHTLKQVVICGDPQGEDTKEMLRCVHSVFTPNKVLMLADGDSSGFLYRQLPFLASLERKDGKATAYVCSNFACSLPVTSPQELRGMLCP; this is encoded by the exons GTACCCTTGGGGTCAGGAAGCCTTTGATAAAGcgaagagagaaaacaagctgaTATTCCTGTCAG TTGGCTACTCCACCTGCCACTGGTGCCATGTGATGGAGGAGGAGTCCTTCAAGAACAAGGAGATTGGGGAGATTATGAACAAGAACTTTGTGTGCATCAAAGTGGATCGTGAGGAGCGGCCGGATGTGGATAAAGTGTACATGACCTTCGTGCAG GCAACCAGCGGTGGAGGTGGCTGGCCGATGAGCGTGTGGCTGACTCCAGACCTCAAACCCTTTGTGGGGGGGACATACTTCCCTCCTGAAGATGGAGTTCATCGTGTTGGCTTTCGGACTGTGCTGCTTCGAATCGCAGAGCAG TGGAAGGAGAACAAAGATGCCCTGTTGGAGAGCAGCCAGAAGATCCTGGAAACATTGCAACACATGTCTGAGATCTGTGTGCGGGGCCAGGAGTCACCCCCACCATCCAAAGAGGTGATGGCCACCTGTTTCCAGCAGCTCTCCAACTCCTATGACGAGGACTACGGCGGCTTTTCCAAATCCCCCAAGTTCCCCACCCCAG TGAATTTGAATTTCCTCTTCACGTACTGGGCCCTGCACCGAACAACTCCAGAAGGTGCCCGGGCGCTGCAGATGGCTCTGCATACCCTCAAGATGATGGCCCATGGGGGCATCCATGACCACATCGGCCAG GGGTTTCACCGCTACTCCACCGACCAGCACTGGCACGTCCCTCACTTTGAGAAGATGTTGTATGACCAGGGGCAGCTGGCAGCTACGTATAGCAGAGCGTTTCAG ATCTCTGGCGATGAATTCTTTTCTGATGTCACCCAAGACATTCTGCTCTACGTCTTGCGGGACCTGAGTGACCAG gCTGGGGGTTTCTACAGCGCAGAAGATGCTGATTCCTACCCGACCGCTGCATCCCGAGAGAAGCGAGAAGGAGCTTTCCGTGTGTGGGCAGCTGAGGAAATCCGGGCTCTCCTTCCTGACCCTGTCGAGGGGGCCACAGAGGGGACGACCCTGGGAGATATCTTCATGCACCACTACGGAGTGAAGGAGGCTGGCAATGTGAGCCCCATGAAG GACCCCCATCAAGAACTGAAGGGCAAGAACGTCCTTATTGTCCAGTGCTCCCCGGAGCTGACAGCGGCCCGGTTTGGGCTGGAGCCGGGGCGGCTCGGTGCCCTGCTGCGGGAGGGCCGGCGGAGGCTGTCTGCAGCCCGGGCACAGCGGCCACGGCCACACTTGGACACCAAGATGCTGGCGGCGTGGAACG GGCTGATGATCTCGGGCTTTGCCCAGGCTGGGGCGGCCCTGGCCCAGCACGAGTACGTGAGCCGGGCTGCGCAGGCGGCCGCCTTCCTACGGAGGCACCTTTTCGACCCTGCCAGTGGGAGGTTGCTGCGGAGCTGCTACCGGGGCAAAGACAGCACGGTGGAGCAGAG CGCCGTGCCCATCCAGGGCTTCCTGGAGGATTACGTCTTCGTCATCCAGGCTCTCTTTGACCTGTACGAAGCCTcactggagcagggctggctggagtgggccctgcagctccagcacatGCAAGACAAGCTCTTCTGGGACCCCAAAGGCTTTGCGTATTTCTCCAGCGAGGCTGGCGatccctctctgctcctgcgCCTGAAGGCTG ACCAAGATGGAGCAGAGCCCACCGCCAACTCCGTCACTGTCACAAACCTGCTCCGAGCGGCTTCTTACTCCGGCCACATGGAATGGGTGGAAAAAGCTGGGCAGATCTTGGCCGCCTTCTCAGAGAGGCTGCAGAAGATCCCCATAACCCTGCCAGAGATGGCCCGGGCCACCGCTGTCTTCCATCACACCCTCAAACAG GTCGTTATCTGCGGGGACCCCCAGGGAGAAGACACGAAGGAGATGCTGCGCTGCGTCCACTCCGTCTTCACCCCAAACAAG GTGCTGATGCTAGCAGATGGAGACAGCTCTGGGTTCCTCTACCGCCAGTTGCCTTTCCTTGCATCCCTGGAGAGGAAGGATGGGAAAGCCACCGCCTATGTCTGCAGCAACTTcgcctgctccctgcccgtcACCTCGCCCCAGGAGCTGCGTGGGATGCTCTGCCCGTGA